The stretch of DNA AGCCTTTGACGTGCTGGTGCTGCGTTACGGCGTGCAGAAGCACATCTACTGCAACGTGAGTGCCCTGGGAGAGCGGAGGGGGGAGAGGGCGGGGCAGCCCAAGCCGTCCCACACTGGAGGGGTGCAGGCTGTGATGGGTCCCACTCCACCCCTCGCTCCCCCAGCCCTAGCACAAAGCCTATCTGATGGGCCTTGCTGAGATACCCACCTCTCCCACCTGGGATGGTGGCTCCAGGCCTAGGGTCGGGCCTGGCCCCCTTCCCCAAGGACCCAGGAACCAGAAAGCAGGCCCCTCCATGGGCAGCACAGCTCGGCAGGGTGTGCAGGCTTTGGGGACTGTGCTTATGAGGAACGTGAAGGAATGAAAGGCCAGCGAATAGTCCTTGGCTGCTCTGGAAACTGTGTCCCCTGAAGACAAGGGAGAGAACTGTCCCTGACCCGGCTCCTGTGCTGGGTGACTGTTGATTCCCAGTTCTCTCCAAGGGGACATGGACCTGTCCTAACGCCACCTTAGGGGCTTGGCTGCAGCTGGCCCATGTGCCTGGCTTTGAATTTCCTAATATCCAGAGTGCCCGGGGAGTGCAGCGTCCAGCCCATTGTGTGCAGCAAATGTGTTCCTAACCTGGAGCCAGGCAGAAGAGGAAGGACCGAGTCCACCTGCAGACCCTTGGGGCTCTGTCTCCTGAAGTTCAAGTCTAGGTCACCCTGCAGGGGGCCTAGCCCTGTCTGCACAGACAGATGGCACCAGCAGGGGGCGCAGCACTCCGCCGCCACCGTTCTGTGTTCCCACCTCAGTGCAGTGAGCCCTGGGCCCATTAGCACACAGAGCCAGGGGCCTCCAAGCCCCCACCCTTGGCCCTTGGTCCCGCTCACCTGATGCCTCAGCAGAAGGTGGCCTGGCAGGGCCTCCCTGAAGCTCCTTCCAGCCAGGCAGGGGTGGGCCAGGATGGAGGGCCAAGGGCTGCCTCCAGGCAGTGAAGCCCTCCAGGGTGGAAGGGCAGGTGGCCCCCCTGTGTCCTGTCCTCCCAAGTCCTGGCAAgccctcccctgcctcctgcGATGcccccctttccttcctctgtgTCCCCTGGGCTCCCCCAGCACTACAGCCTCCCTGGTGGGGTTTTGCGGCCCCAGGCCCTCCCAGCTCACCCAGAACCCCTTCTGAGGGCACTGCTTTCTGGTACCACCTTCCCTTCCTTGGGGACAACCACAGTGGAGAGAGGCGGGGCTCTGCCCTGACCCAGAGTGTTCATCCTGGAGCAGACCCCCGTTACTGACCAGAGTctgagggagggacctggggtCCTGCTGCAGGGATCGAGGTGGAGCTTCACGTTGACATCAGGCCCTGCTGTCCTTGTCCCCTCACGGCCGGACTCTGCACAGGTCATCACCATCTTCAGCCTGGTGGAAGGGATCCTACGGGCAGTCATGGCCCTCTAGTATAGTGCTGCTCTGAAGCCACTGGGCACCCAGGGCCTCCTGGgccctgaggaggaggaggaggagggggtcaAGTGTGACGAGGAACCTGAGGGCTGATCCTGCTGGCAGAGCTCAGCCcaccctcctgccccaccccactaGCTTTAGGAATAGGACCTGTTGACACCAGGGGgatttttaatttggattttaacAACTCAAGGGCTTGCTTTGGTTttacttttgtgttttctttaatgtttgcAGCTCAGTTTTTAAACAAAGTGCAGGGGAGAGGATGGGCTGGAAGGAAGGCTGAGACCTGGCCAGCAATGAACCCGGCTCCCCTTCTGCCCTGGCCCCACTGCCCCCTCCAGCCCAGGGAATGGAGGCTTTTCTGCAAATCAGTGTCAGGGAATAAAATCAAGTGTGGAGTGCTGTCTGGTGTGTGGGGTGCTTCTGGGAAGCCTGGGCATGGAATGCCCCTTGCACCCAGGGCAAGGGACCCAGCTCAGGCTCCACCCCTTGCTGCTGAGCCGATGTCACCACCCGGAGCCTTCCTGTCAGTTCCAGCATGATTCAGAGCCAACCGCCTGGCAGATTGATGCCGGAGTTTCATTCTGCctgattaaaaatgtaattagtaTGCAGGACTGAGCGCGCCCCCGTCACCCTGACGCATGTGGCTGTGTCCAACCCTGTCCCCGCTTCCTCTCTGCACCAGCTCTGTAGGGCCTGGTGGGGGTCATGGGTTCTGTACCACCTCCTCCCCCATTTTCTTAGCCAGCGCTCTGAATGGCCCTGTCTGTACCCTGGGTCTGAGTCAGTGCCCTGGCAGCTCCAGACCCGACCCTGTGCTCTAGGGACAGAAGCAGGTCTATGCCTCGGGGGAGGGAATGAGAGCCCTGGAGGGGCCCTTCCCAACCAGGAGGGGAAACCAGCTCCTGGTGACACAGCCTGGCCCTGTCACCCACCCAGTGTTCCAAGCACCCACAGATCCCACCTGCCTTGGGTCCCAGGCAGAGCTGGCCAGCCGCTGGGCAGTCCCTTCCCCAGCCAGCCGGAGCCCAGCCTTCACTCCTTCCCGTCTCAGTGAGGGAAGCTCCCTGGCTTGGCTTCCCGAGAGCTGCCAGAAACTAGGATGAAAGCCACGGTGAGCCCGGCCTCTGCTCCCCACACCATTTCCTGGGGTGTCGGGATTAACAAGCTCATTTGATCTGGTTACAGTGAATTTTCTTCAAAGAAACGCTCAATAGGGTCCCTTGTCAGAGCCTTGCAGCGCCTGGACCACAGTGACTGGGCATGGCTGCCTTTGTTCTGCCACCATCAAATGGGGCTGGTTGTGGGAGGGGACCAAAGACATCCCTCACCTGCCCCTGGTGCCCTTCCCTCCTCCAGGGCTCAGCCACCTCAGGTGGCCTCAGTCTGTGTATCCTCACACTCCCAAGATGTCCCAGAGGCCATGGTTACCCCATCTGTTCCTGTCCCCAGAGCCTTCTGGAGCCAAGTATGTGTAGGGACAGGCGAGCATCTGAGGGTTTGCTGTTGGGGTAAAGGCTATGTGTGGGGTGCTGCCAGGACCCAGGCAGCCTGTGAGAGCCCCAAAGAGGAGACACCTCAGCCCCCCCTACACTCCCCACCCTCTCAGGAGACACCCCAGTCCCCCCTCCGCTCTACACTCCCCACCCTCTGAGGAGACTCCTCAGCCCCCCTCCCCTCTACACTCCCCACCCTCTCAGGAGACACCCCAGTCCCCCCTCCCCTCTACACTCCCCACCCTCTCAGGAGACACCCCAGTCCCCCTTCCCCTCTACACTCCCCATCCTCTCAGGAGACACCCCAGTTTCCCCTCTACACTCCCCACCCTCTGAGGAGACACCCCAGCCCCCCTCCCCTCTACACTCCCCACCCTCTGAGGAGACAACCCAGCCCCCCTCTCCCCTACACTCCCCACCCTCTGAGGAGACACCCCAGCCCCTCCATTCCCCTCCCTTCTGGGCTGCCCACCTTCTGAGGAACAGTGGCCAaattcctctctgggcctctcaggccaggctggtcctgcTGTCCCCCAGGGCCTCCCACGGAGCCTGTGAGCTGCTCCTTTGCAGGCAGCACAGACCCAGATGGACACCTGTTCCTACATCCCAgcacccccaggccctggtgagGAGTAGCCAGGGGAGTCAGCAAGGGGGCTCTCTGCTGCCTGGACTTGCTTGGGAGGCAGATGCTGGGCTCCAACCTTCTCCAGACAGCCTTGCCTTCCCTGCTGGCCTCAGAACATGGAGATTCCCTGGCCACCCCACCCCATCTGGAGGAAGTGGAAACTGTATCCAAGACGGTCAGGTCAGGTCTCTGCCTACGGTGACCTGGTAAGGttgtgcccagccaagaccagggctcaggcccaggctgcccccacaccccaccaccttggagctcagagcagacggCCCACCCTTCTCTCCATGCCGCTCATGCACAGCCCCCGTCTGCATTCCCTCCTTTAAGGAACATGGTTGACTCAGCCCGATGCCACCCATTGGTGGGACAGCTCTCTATGGTCCACTGGGGGCCCAGCCTCTTATGTGGCCCCTGGCTGAAAGGACTCAACAGAAAGGGTGGGCAGGCACCGATCCTCATCTAAAGGAGGACTTGGCCACTCCCTGTGCTGTCCCACAGCACCTGCGGGCAGTCGGgggcacagagggagactctgcctttTCTTCAAGGAGACGCCATGGGGGGGGAGGGAGCTGTACTCACCACCGATCTCCTTCCGTGACTAAGGACTGGCGGTGCTCAGAGGACAGGGAGTGTGTTCCCCACTCTGATGGGTCAGTACCGGTCCCTGGGTCCAGGGGAAGATGGTGCAGGCAGTGGCCCAGCCTGGGGAAAGAGCTGAGGTTCCCAGAGCTTGCAGCCACCTTCCTGGAGAGAAACGGATGCCTCCCCAGTTCCTGTTAGGAAGGACCTCAGGAAAGAACTGGGATCACAGTCTGGGGTGGCAGCCTCCTGGCCCCTAAGGAGGATGTCAGGCCGCAGAAGGGAGGGACAGGCATGAAGCTTGGGAATTGGGCACTAGAGGAGGCGAGGCCTGTGCAGAGGCACCACCAGATGCCACTCCAGCGGCTCTACCACCCAGGAAActggaggccaggcaggaggggCTGTGATCACTCAGGTACCAGGAGGAAGGCCTGAGGGGACAGTGCAGCTGTCCAGAGAGGCCTGGCGGGGACTGGCCGCAAACGTCACAGGTGGGGATGGGCTTTCTCCAGAGAGGTCTGCAGCGCGGTTGGTGCTTCACAAAAGCCTGCCTCAGTCCTTGCTGGTCACGGACCAGAGTGGGTCCTAGGTTGGAATCACAGAATTCAGGGGCTGACGGCAGTCGGGATGGGAGTCAGGAGGACTGAAGTGAATTAAAGATTTGAGCCCTGGTGGAGGCAACAGGGTGTGATGCCTCTCACATAAAGAAGGTTCTGGAGAAGGGGGTGATTCTTGGAATGATTAGTATCAATTTGCACAGGCCTGGGTCTGGGTTCCGAATTTGAAACCATATTGTAAGACCATCTCTTGGAACCTTCTCTTTAATTgtgggtttttatggtttgggggaaattttgcttatttatattgttggtttttcagcttttgtttttctgagacaggatctccctctgttgaccaggctggagttcggaGGCTGGGGTGCTGTGGGGCCATCAGGGCTCACTGAGACCTgtacctccctggctcaagagatcctcctgcctcagcctcccaactaggcGGGAATACAAGCAagtaccaccatatccagctagttttaaaaatttgttgtagtggtggggtcttactatgttgcccaggctggtctcaaactcctgggctaaggtgatcctcccatctcagcctcccaaagtgttaggattataggtatgagtcaccacgtccagcctatttattttttcatagatagAAAGTCATTTGAGGGGGAAACTGatccattttaataatttattttacataaaaacagTTTTGCTCAACCTCGTCCATGAGCTGTGTTGCATTCTTTAATGTGTATCAATTGTACATTGCTCAGTTCTGGAAAGCACTTAGCCAGATATTTAAAAAGCAGCAGAATAGAGGATGGAACAAAAGCTCTCGCATAGTGTATTCTGATTCACAGGTTTTCAGCTCACCAGGGTGCTACTGGAATACAATTGTCCTCCCGgttcctgccatgtaagataaaGTTAAACCACTAAACACAATCGCAGCACCCTTGACTTTGTAAACTTTCTTTTCCACACATCCAAATACACTCGCGAAGCACCTTTCAGGGCAGAGTTGTCTTTTGTCCCTCACTCTCAGGGGACAGCCGTGCACTAGGACCCACCTGCCAGCCACCCCTGCCACTGTGACTACTGCCAGGGGGTAAAAGGGTGGCCAGATCAGGGCTCGGGTGCCTGGTGGAGCTCCCCTTTCGCTGAGCCCCAGTTCCTGTGCCCCAGTTTCCTGCAGGCTGAGGCCCCAGGCCCTGCTCGTGCTGCTGCGGGGGCTCCACGGCCTGTTGAGAGACCTCCCAGGAAGCACATGGGGAGGAGATGGCTGTGTCTTCTGCCTTGGGGGTGGGACAGTCCCTTCTGGTTCCCACTCCAGATACCTGACCCAAGTTCTCCTGTGGGTGAGGAGCGCCTGGATGTCCCTCCCTGGTAGGTGGGATGCACCAGAAGGAGGTCCTGACTACACAGCCCTTAATTAAGAATTGAAGAGATTTGTGCTCTAGGAAGGAGCATTCCGTGACCATTTGGCCAACTGTGTGGTGTGCAGATCCTCAGCTTGGAAACGGGGTTTCAAGGACGTTCAGGGCTTGCCTCGTGTTAATAAAGGTCAGCGTTCACCTCTTCTGCCTGCTCCCCCTGTTAACTCTGCAGCAGGCCCTGCACTAATCAAGCCAACAACAGCCCGGAGACCCAGCCTCTGTGAAAGTTTTTAGAATCAGAAAGAAGTCACTTTTGTCCACCCCTAagagcaacaacaaaataatgcAGGCAGGGGGTTATGAAGGAGCCCCTCCCCGCCGCACACCTGCCTACGCTCAGTGCACTTATGAAGCCTCTGGGAAGGGCTCTGAGGCACAGATGCCAGTAACAAGACCTTTTGCCAGGACTTTGCAGCTGGCTACCTGAGTCACAAGGACAGCCAGCCGGATACATAGGAACACCTGCCTGATACGCGGTGTCTGCTGATGTCCGCTCCTGGGATAAGCCCCTGGAACCAGGGCTCTCTTCCTTTCAAAACAACGGTGTAGCAGGACGCAGTGgtgactgcctgtaatcccagctactcaggaggctgaggcaggagaactgcttgaacccgggaagcagaggatgcagtgagctgagatctcgccactgcactccagcctgggcaacagagcaattgaaaaaaaaaaaaacaaaacagaaacaaaaaaagacaaaaacaaaaaacagaccaTACACTGCTCCTTGGGTGTTTCAAAGCCCCCCTTGCCTCCCCTCCGTGATGCGCCCCTGGTTTATAAGGCCAGGGCTCCGCGTGCGGGGCTGCTGCTGATTCCCTATTAAACTCCATCATTTCAGAGAGCCTCCCTCTGTTTCTTGAGGCTGACAGGACTCTCACGCTTCTCGTTCGTCTTGGAGAGGTTCCGTTCTGAAGGACACCCAGTAAGTGATGGAGAGAGCGATTCAGCTCAGACCCAAAGGCTATTTAATATACTTCTTTTAAATCCATGCTTCTCAGCACTCAGCGGGTCACGTATCACCTTGACAGCTTTTTGCCATAGCCACTTACTGCCTGTGCTATTATTTACTGAACATTGTTCGCTACATAAGCCCAGTTTTTCCTTAAATCTATTAGAAAAGGAAACTTGTAACTACAAAACACGGAAGACCACCATCTCCTACCACAAACGGAAGGCAACTGTGTATTCCAAACAAACCAAAGCCGTGTTCCCAGTGTCCTTAGACGCTCTGAGCTAAAGCGTGCTTTATCTTGTTGAAGGAGAGATGCCAAAGGGAGGGTGGCAGTGAAACTAGGCACAGTCCACAaggcatttcttttcctttttttttgttctgagatggagtctcactctattgaccaggctggaatacTGTGGTGGGGTCTCaactcaccataacctctgctttccaagttcaagcgattctcctgcctcagccccctgagtagctgggattacaggtgtctgccaccatgccaggctaattttttatatttttttttgtagagatgggggttccatggtgttagccaagatggtctcaatctcctgacctcgtgatcccccaaagtgctgagattacaggtatgagccaccatgcctggattgtATTATTCTTAAAATTACATGTGAATCTGTAGTTCTGTCAAAAATTCCAACTTAAACATGAAACTCAGGGTGGCTGTAAAGCCACCTGACTCACCTTGACTTtggaatgaatcaatgaattaaTTAATCGCCTGCCCATTAGTGAGTTTCCTCTGACCTTTAGCCAAGAACGTTCCTAACTCAGCAGATGAAGCAGGAGGTATTGGGAACTAGGAGGGTGACTAGCAGAGGGCAGGAAAGCCCCACGAGGCGACGTCTTCCCTGAGAGCTCCAGAACAGTGGGAAGCCAGGCAGGGTGCAGGCAGGAGAACCCCAGAAAGCTCAGCCGGAGGGGAGGCATATGGGCGTGGTGGGGAGTGGAGTGGgacaggcagaggctgggaagcAGGTGAGGTCCCCTGGGCTCTGGGGACCAAGCCTGGGGCTCGGGGTGAGCAGGCCTGAGTGGAGGAGGGCTGCTGTGTTGAGCAGGGGCGGGTGGAGCTGGAGGAGCCTTTTCTTCTCGGACCAATTTCTGAATTGTGCTACAAAACACAGTTCGTCACACTCACCTCCTTCACCGTTTCCAAGTGTGCAGGGTGGCCGCGTTGAGTACACGCACATTGTTGTGCAGCTGATCCCCAGAACGTTCTCATCCTGCAGCCCTGAAGCTCTGTCCCCGTTAAACTCCAACtctaaccccaaccccaaccctaatCCTAACCCATTTCCCCTCCCCCAGTCCCAGGTAACCTCCATTCCAcatctgtctctatgaatttgactcctCTAGGGACCTCAGAGAAGTGCATTCATGAGTATTTGTCCTTTGGCATTGTgtatttcactgagcataatgtcctcaagttcATCCACGTTGTAGCAGGTGTCAGGGGCTCCTTCCTCTTCAAGGCTGCATGATACTCCACTGGACATGGGTCCCTGTTTGGTTTCTGCATccctctgttgatggacatggGTTGCTTCCAGCTCTTGGCTGCTATGGATGCTGGGAGCATGTCCCTGGCTCGCATCCCTTTGGCTACACACTCAGAGTGGGATGTCTGGACTGGAGCAATACTTTTGAACTCAGCCTGAGGTTACCAAACTTTCTGGGCACCACGTGAGAGGCTACAGTTCTGGGTGTGCCCAGGGCCCATGGAAAACAGACTCCAACAGGCTCCATCTACCTGTGCAAGGGAACAGGGGTCAACCTCAAGTGCACAAGCTGCTCTGGAAGACACAGCCCAGGCCCGGGTGGCCCAGGGCGCTGGCCCTTCCCCCCACCCGCACCCTCATGACATAGGTGTGGGCACCCACACACACCAAGTGGGTTCCAGGGCAGCCAGGCCACCGAACGTGCCTCCTTTCATGCTCCTCTGGGGCTCGTGGGCTGTGTGTTCCCAGTCTCGCCTCTCTTCACACCAGAACAGAGCCAGGCAGTAGCTGGGAAATACGAACCAATGAGGCAAAGGAAGGAGTGGCACTATGAGCCATACCCTGTCCCTTCCCTTCAGCAACCTTGGTTTCATGTCACAGGACTGGGCGGGGTCAAGATGGACACCAGGGGCGTGAGGAGAGACGTGGAGCATTTATAGCCAGGGGCAAAGTCCTTCCCTGATTTAAACCCAGGTAGCCTGCACTGTAGCTGGTATCTGGTGTCCCCACCTCGCCTCCCTCCAGCTGCCCCCAAGACATGCAGGGGCTGTGGGTGCTGCTGCTGCTAGGCCTGAGGCTGCAGCTCTCCCTGGGCGTCATCCCAGGTAATGAGGCTCCCCTGCTGTTCTGCACTTAGGACTTCCCCTCAGCCGGGCTGACCTGATCTCTACTTTCTCCCTGGCCAGTTGAGGAGGAGAACCCGGGCTTCTGGAACCGCCAGGCAGCTGAGGCCCTGGATGCTGCCAAGAAGCTTCAGCCCATCCAGAGGGTCGCCAAGAACCTCATCCTCTTCCTGGGCGACGGTGAGTAAGCAAGCCCTGTCCAGCCCGCAACCCTCACAGCCCGGGCACCCCGACCGTCGGCGGTTCCAGGACAGCCCTGGGGCCCAAGCCTCACACATTTCTGCTCCTTCAGGGATGGGGGTACCCACAGTGACAGCCACCAGGATCCTAAAGGGGCAGAGTAATGGCAAACTGGGGCCTGAGACACCCCTGGCCATGGACCGCTTCCCATACGTGGCTCTGTCCAAGGTGAGGGCTGGGCCACCTCAGAGTCCTCCAAGTAGAGGGGAGGGGTCAAGGATATGgggggtggcaggagggagggacTCCAGACAGCTGGGGCCTGAGTTAGGAGCTGGGGGCAGTTAGGATCCCAGAGGACCAGAACCAGGGCTCTGCTTGGGGTCTGTGTATCTGCTCCAAAGTAGAGCTCAGGGTATCTCCGTCCCCAGACATACAATGTGGACAGACAGGTGCCAGACAGCGCAGCCACAGCCACGGCCTACCTGTGCGGGGTCAAGGGCAACTTCCAGACCATCGGCCTGAGCGCAGCCGCCCGCTTTAACCAGTGCAACACGACCCGCGGCAACGAGGTCATCTCCGTGATGAACCGGGCCAAGAAGGCAGGTGAGCTGGGGCCGCTGCAGGGTCAGGGCCGCGTCACAGACCTGTGTTGGGTATCCTGACCTCTGTCACCCTCAGGGAAGTCTGTGGGAGTGGTGACCACCACACGGGTGCAGCATGCCTCACCGGCCGGCACCTACGCACACACGGTGAACCGCAACTGGTACTCAGATGCTGACATGCCTGCCTCGGCCCGCCAGGAGGGCTGCCAGGACATCGCCACGCAGCTCATCTCCAACATGGACATTGACGTGAGACCCCCAAGGCCAAGGGTtggggctgggcagaggggagggtgggagcACAGGCTCAGATCCAGGCAACCAATAGCCTGATGGGGCCAGCAGGGTCTGGAAGTTGGAGACGTAGATGGTGCAGCACAGGCGGGGCCCTTTCCACAGGCCTGGGGAGGGGAGCCAAGGGCTGTGCATTGGGGGGGGGGGCACAGGGCCAGCCAGGCCCCAAACCCACCTGCCCAATCCTCTGTCCCCAGGTGATCTTGGGCGGAGGTCGAAAGTACATGTTTCCCACGGGGACCCCAGACCCTGAGTACCCAAGTGATGCCAGCCAGAACGGAATCAGGCTGGACGGAAAGAACCTGGTGCAGGAATGGCTGGCGAAGCACCAGGTGATGGGGGCTGGTGGGTGCAGGGTCACAGCAGGGGGAGTGCAGAGGTGTGGGGCTCAGGGCTGTGGGCTGAGGCCTGGCTGTGTCCCTGCAGGGTGCCCAGTATGTGTGGAACCGCACTGAGCTCATGCAGGCTTCCCTGGACTCCTCTGTGACCCACCTCATGGGTAATGACCCCCTTCCTGCCCTGGCACCCTTTGGACAGCCTCAGATGGCACCTTCCGAGCCTGTGTGCAGGTCTGCCagcaccctcccacccccagccttccAGTCACCACTGAGCCCCTTGTCCCACAGGCCTCTTTGAGCCCGGAGACACGAAATATGAGATCAACCGAGACCCCACACGAGACCCCTCCTTGATGGAGATGACGGAGGCCGCCCTACGCCTGCTAAGCAGGAATCCCCTCGGCTTCTACCTCTTCGTGGAGGGTGTGTGGTGTCCCCTGGGGAGTGGAGCAAGGCGGGCAGGGCAGGGTAGGGCAGGTTCAAGCATCATGCCGCTCTGGCCTTCCTGCAGGCGGCCGCATCGACCATGGTCATCATGAGGGCATAGCTTATCATGCGCTGACGGAGGCGGTCATGTTTGACGATGCCATCGAGAGAGCGGGCCAGCTCACCAGCGAGGAGGACACGCTGACCCTTGTCACCGCTGACCACTCCCATGTCTTCTCCTTTGGTGGATACACCTTGCGAGGGAGCTCCGTCTTCGGTATGTCTGGGCAGAGGGGCAGGCGCTGCCGCATCAATTATGTGGGTGGAGtctgagcctcggttttctcCTTTGTCAAATATGCTTGATGCTGACACCTGCCTTGTAGAGATCTTGTGAGGACCGAACCCCTGAACAGGCAAAAAGTGGCGatgcctggcacatgggaggCACTCCCACAGCTGCGTTCAGCTCAACCACAGGGACTCCCATCTCCCCACAGGGCTGGCCCCCAGCAAGGCTCAGGACAGCAAAGCCTACACGTCCATCCTGTATGGCAATGGCCCAGGCTACGCGTTCAGCTCAAGCGTGCGACCAGACGTGAATGAGAGCGAGAGCGGTGAGTGGGGCTGGATGGAGGCTCGGGGTGCCAGGGGGCCAGGGATGGGGCCATTCTCGGGAGGGGGACGCCGCCTGCCTTCCCTGAACTGCACTCATCCTCCTACCAGGGAGCCCCGATTACAAGCAGCAGGCGGCGGTGCCCCTGTCGTCTGAGACCCACGGAGGCGAAGACGTGGCGGTGTTCGCGCGCGGCCCGCAGGCGCACCTGGTGCACGGTGTGCAGGAGCAGAGCTTCTTAGCACACATCATGGCCTTCGCCGCCTGCCTGGATCCCTACGCGGCCTGCGACCTGGCGCCCGCCGCCGGCACCACGGGTGCCGCCCCTCCAGCCAGCACCACCGACGCCGCCTCTCCCGCCGGCACCATCAACTCCGCGCCTCCTGCCAGCACCAGCAACGCCGCCCACCTGGCTCCCCAGTCGCTGCCTCTGCTGGCTGGgaccctgctgctgctgctgggggcGGCCACTGCTCCCTGAACGCCCTACCCTGGAGTTCTCCTGCTCCCCACCTCCAGGGGTCCTGCCCTGGTCCCCGTCCCGAGCTGCTACTTCCAGAGAACACACACCGGTGTCCTGCCGCTGGACCTTCACCTCCTAGAGATAAACCAGACTCAACTAGTGCAGCGCTGCCCTTTGCTCCGTATCCCCCGCAGGGAGCAGAAGCACAGGGAGCCGGGGGAGCTGAGCCTGGAATTCCCAGGAccaacccccccccaccccgcccccagcTGCTCTCTGATTCTTCCTCCCAACCCCAGAGACTGCAGATTTGTGCCATGCGGCTGCCACCCAGCCCCCACCCCGCCTCTAGCCTGAGGAGGACCAAACAGGCATGGACCCAGAGATGTCTTCCCACCCGGGACACGACACACTCAGACCGTGTGtgtctccccccgccccccccccgtTCTTAGCTTCAATCCTGGCAGCTAAGGACTTGAGTGCATCAGGACACCTGGAGAAGAGCAGCTTCCCACCACCCTGCAACCCACCTTCTAACCCTGTAACCCACCCAAGGAGGCTCTGGGGTTGGGATCCCCGGGGGGCCTTGACACAGTCCTCTGCTGTTTCCCCACTGGGATCATTCCACAACCCTGCACCTGACCAGGGGACCAATGAGGCAGACGCTTGCCCCAAGTCGAGACCACTCAGATGCTCCCAGCCCCCCATGCCCATTCCAGTTAAGGAGATCCAAGGAGCACTTGGGGAGCTCTGGGTGCAGGGCAGCAGCCCCGCCCCAGAGCCCGTGGCCCCTCCCAGGACA from Callithrix jacchus isolate 240 chromosome 6, calJac240_pri, whole genome shotgun sequence encodes:
- the LOC100399082 gene encoding intestinal-type alkaline phosphatase isoform X2, whose translation is MLPRSFSPSRGSPRTSSSSWATTYNVDRQVPDSAATATAYLCGVKGNFQTIGLSAAARFNQCNTTRGNEVISVMNRAKKAGKSVGVVTTTRVQHASPAGTYAHTVNRNWYSDADMPASARQEGCQDIATQLISNMDIDVILGGGRKYMFPTGTPDPEYPSDASQNGIRLDGKNLVQEWLAKHQGAQYVWNRTELMQASLDSSVTHLMGLFEPGDTKYEINRDPTRDPSLMEMTEAALRLLSRNPLGFYLFVEGGRIDHGHHEGIAYHALTEAVMFDDAIERAGQLTSEEDTLTLVTADHSHVFSFGGYTLRGSSVFGLAPSKAQDSKAYTSILYGNGPGYAFSSSVRPDVNESESGSPDYKQQAAVPLSSETHGGEDVAVFARGPQAHLVHGVQEQSFLAHIMAFAACLDPYAACDLAPAAGTTGAAPPASTTDAASPAGTINSAPPASTSNAAHLAPQSLPLLAGTLLLLLGAATAP
- the LOC100399082 gene encoding intestinal-type alkaline phosphatase isoform X1 → MQGLWVLLLLGLRLQLSLGVIPVEEENPGFWNRQAAEALDAAKKLQPIQRVAKNLILFLGDGMGVPTVTATRILKGQSNGKLGPETPLAMDRFPYVALSKTYNVDRQVPDSAATATAYLCGVKGNFQTIGLSAAARFNQCNTTRGNEVISVMNRAKKAGKSVGVVTTTRVQHASPAGTYAHTVNRNWYSDADMPASARQEGCQDIATQLISNMDIDVILGGGRKYMFPTGTPDPEYPSDASQNGIRLDGKNLVQEWLAKHQGAQYVWNRTELMQASLDSSVTHLMGLFEPGDTKYEINRDPTRDPSLMEMTEAALRLLSRNPLGFYLFVEGGRIDHGHHEGIAYHALTEAVMFDDAIERAGQLTSEEDTLTLVTADHSHVFSFGGYTLRGSSVFGLAPSKAQDSKAYTSILYGNGPGYAFSSSVRPDVNESESGSPDYKQQAAVPLSSETHGGEDVAVFARGPQAHLVHGVQEQSFLAHIMAFAACLDPYAACDLAPAAGTTGAAPPASTTDAASPAGTINSAPPASTSNAAHLAPQSLPLLAGTLLLLLGAATAP